A region of Rhodanobacteraceae bacterium DNA encodes the following proteins:
- a CDS encoding Peptide chain release factor 3 codes for MSDPSTAHHLQETRHRRTFAIISHPDAGKTTLTEKLLLFGGAIQMAGAVKSRKSARHATSDWMAMEKERGISVTSSVMQFPYEGRIVNLLDTPGHADFSEDTYRVLTAVDSALMVIDCAKGVEERTIKLMDVCRLRTTPIMTFINKLDREGRSPIELLDEVESVLKIQCAPVTWPIGMGKRLKGVYHLIDDEVHLYESGRNFTRQDSTILQGLDDPELERRIGAGALAELREELELVQGASHPFDLKKYLAGEQTPVFFGSAVNNFGVQPLLDFFVAHAPSPQPRAAATREVSPDEEKFSGFVFKIQANMDPAHRDRVAFLRVCSGRYASGMKALQVRTGKEVKLANALTFMASEREIAEEAYPGDVIGLHNHGTISIGDSFSEGERLVFTGIPNFAPELFRRAHLRDPLKMKALRAGLAQLSEEGATQFFRPLMSNDLILGAVGVLQFDVAAYRLQDEYNVDCVFENVGVVTARWVHCDDAKKLAEFRERNASHLALDAAEQLVYLAPTRVNLQLAQERWPQVRFTDTREHASAMAM; via the coding sequence ATGTCCGACCCTTCCACCGCCCACCACCTTCAAGAGACGCGGCACCGCCGCACGTTCGCGATCATTTCGCATCCGGACGCCGGCAAGACTACGCTGACCGAAAAGCTGCTGCTGTTCGGCGGCGCGATCCAGATGGCGGGCGCGGTGAAGTCGCGCAAGTCCGCGCGTCACGCGACGTCCGACTGGATGGCGATGGAAAAGGAGCGCGGCATTTCGGTCACCTCGTCGGTGATGCAGTTTCCGTACGAAGGCCGCATCGTCAACCTGCTGGACACGCCAGGCCACGCGGACTTTTCCGAGGACACCTACCGCGTGCTGACGGCGGTCGATTCCGCGCTGATGGTGATCGACTGCGCCAAGGGCGTCGAGGAACGCACGATCAAGTTGATGGACGTGTGCCGGCTGCGCACCACACCGATCATGACCTTCATCAACAAGCTCGACCGCGAGGGCCGCTCGCCGATCGAACTGCTGGATGAAGTCGAAAGCGTGTTGAAGATCCAGTGCGCGCCGGTGACCTGGCCGATCGGGATGGGCAAGCGCCTCAAGGGTGTGTATCACCTCATCGACGATGAAGTGCACCTGTACGAATCGGGCCGCAATTTCACGCGCCAGGATTCGACGATCCTGCAAGGCCTCGACGATCCCGAACTCGAGCGCCGCATCGGCGCCGGCGCGCTGGCCGAACTGCGCGAGGAACTGGAACTGGTCCAAGGCGCTTCGCATCCTTTCGACCTCAAGAAATATCTCGCGGGCGAGCAGACGCCGGTGTTCTTCGGCTCGGCCGTCAACAACTTCGGCGTGCAGCCGCTGCTGGATTTCTTCGTCGCGCACGCGCCCTCGCCGCAGCCGCGCGCTGCGGCGACGCGCGAGGTGTCGCCCGACGAGGAAAAGTTCTCGGGCTTCGTGTTCAAGATCCAGGCCAACATGGACCCCGCGCACCGCGACCGCGTGGCGTTCCTGCGCGTGTGCTCGGGCCGCTACGCATCGGGCATGAAGGCGCTGCAGGTGCGCACCGGCAAGGAAGTGAAACTCGCGAACGCGTTGACCTTCATGGCGTCCGAGCGCGAGATCGCGGAAGAAGCGTATCCCGGCGACGTGATCGGCCTGCACAACCACGGCACGATCTCGATCGGCGACAGTTTCAGCGAAGGCGAACGGCTGGTGTTCACCGGCATCCCCAACTTCGCGCCTGAACTGTTCCGCCGCGCGCACCTGCGCGATCCGCTGAAGATGAAGGCACTGCGCGCGGGCCTCGCGCAATTGTCCGAGGAAGGCGCAACGCAGTTCTTCCGCCCGCTGATGTCGAACGACTTGATCCTCGGCGCGGTCGGCGTGCTGCAGTTCGACGTCGCCGCGTACCGGTTGCAGGACGAATACAACGTCGATTGCGTGTTCGAAAACGTCGGCGTCGTCACTGCGCGCTGGGTGCATTGCGACGATGCGAAAAAGCTTGCCGAATTCCGCGAACGCAACGCCTCGCACCTCGCGCTGGATGCCGCCGAACAACTGGTGTACCTCGCGCCCACCCGCGTGAACCTGCAACTCGCGCAGGAACGTTGGCCGCAGGTCCGCTTCACCGACACGCGCGAACACGCCAGCGCGATGGCGATGTAG
- a CDS encoding N-acetylornithine deacetylase, translating into MSMHRTLLAGCLAMALGCSSLATAETTQQAMPETMDMLRHAIAAQTVQGKDQVPAFAQYLAGKLESAGLAKSDIEIIPVEHTAALVVHYRGSDKNLKPILLSAHMDVVAANPADWQRDPFKLIEENGYLYGRGVADMKTNVIALIETMMRFKREHYVPKRSMILVFSGDEETEMASTRELARRYHDAEFLLNADAGGGTLNAQGKPVVYEIQAAEKTYADFKLTVTSAGGHSSEPNPPKNAIYRLAKALDRVAAYQFPVQHSEITLASLKATGEHNTGPIAEAMRAFAANPNDAKAAAVLSADPAYVGQIRTTCVATMLDGGHALNALPQRADANINCRIFPGTHVAAVQEALAKAIDDPSVKLTVRPPPPVESPASPLRKDVVDAVSATIHQRYPGLDIVPGMSAGASDSMYFRNAGVPSYGVDPTFAKPNDTFAHGLNEKLLAFNVPWALDFWHALLTKLTQ; encoded by the coding sequence ATGTCCATGCATCGCACATTGTTGGCCGGCTGCCTCGCGATGGCGCTCGGCTGTTCTTCGCTGGCCACCGCGGAAACCACGCAGCAGGCGATGCCGGAAACCATGGACATGCTGCGCCATGCGATCGCGGCGCAGACGGTGCAGGGCAAGGACCAGGTTCCCGCATTCGCGCAGTACCTCGCGGGCAAGCTGGAATCGGCGGGGCTCGCCAAGTCCGACATCGAGATCATTCCGGTCGAACATACCGCCGCGCTGGTGGTGCACTACCGCGGCAGCGACAAGAACCTGAAGCCGATCCTGCTGTCGGCGCACATGGACGTGGTCGCCGCGAATCCGGCCGACTGGCAGCGCGATCCGTTCAAGCTGATCGAGGAAAACGGTTATCTGTACGGCCGCGGCGTGGCCGACATGAAGACCAACGTGATCGCGCTGATCGAGACGATGATGCGCTTCAAGCGCGAACACTACGTGCCCAAGCGCAGCATGATCCTGGTGTTTTCGGGCGACGAGGAGACCGAGATGGCCTCCACCCGCGAACTTGCCAGGCGCTACCACGATGCCGAGTTCCTGCTCAACGCCGACGCCGGCGGCGGCACCTTGAATGCACAAGGCAAGCCGGTGGTGTACGAAATCCAGGCGGCTGAAAAAACCTACGCCGATTTCAAGTTGACCGTCACCTCGGCCGGCGGCCATTCCAGCGAACCCAATCCGCCGAAGAACGCGATCTATCGATTGGCGAAGGCGCTCGATCGCGTGGCCGCGTATCAATTCCCGGTGCAGCACAGCGAAATCACGTTGGCCTCGTTGAAGGCGACAGGCGAGCACAACACCGGTCCGATCGCGGAGGCGATGCGCGCGTTCGCCGCGAATCCGAATGACGCAAAAGCGGCCGCAGTGCTCTCGGCCGACCCGGCCTACGTCGGCCAGATCCGCACCACCTGCGTCGCCACGATGCTTGACGGCGGCCACGCCTTGAACGCGCTGCCGCAGCGCGCCGACGCCAACATCAACTGCCGCATCTTCCCCGGCACGCACGTCGCCGCCGTGCAGGAAGCCCTCGCGAAGGCGATCGATGACCCGAGCGTCAAGCTCACCGTGCGCCCGCCGCCGCCGGTGGAAAGCCCGGCCTCGCCGCTGCGCAAGGACGTGGTCGATGCGGTCAGCGCGACGATCCATCAGCGCTATCCAGGCCTCGACATCGTGCCCGGCATGTCGGCCGGCGCTTCCGACAGCATGTATTTCCGCAATGCCGGGGTACCAAGCTACGGCGTCGATCCGACTTTTGCCAAGCCCAACGACACCTTTGCGCACGGCCTCAACGAAAAGCTACTGGCTTTCAACGTGCCGTGGGCGCTGGATTTCTGGCACGCGTTGCTCACGAAGCTCACGCAGTGA
- a CDS encoding Protein yceI precursor encodes MTTEKNTMHLVTLALLLAAGTAAAAPARFTIDPDHTYPSFAADHMGLSTWRGRFDHSAGSITLDRTKQTGSVHIVTQVASIDFGNPSLTQMVLRDAIPADLCKTQCAFFDAAKYPTAVYDGRLADFVDDAPTRVIGKLTLHGVTRPLDLKIEHFKCIPDPMLHPRERCGAEASATFNRADFGIDAGKSFGFDMKVSMQIQVEAVQDKP; translated from the coding sequence ATGACCACGGAGAAAAACACGATGCACCTTGTGACGCTCGCGCTGCTGTTGGCCGCCGGCACCGCAGCCGCCGCGCCGGCGCGCTTCACGATCGACCCGGACCATACCTACCCGAGCTTCGCCGCCGACCACATGGGCCTTTCGACCTGGCGCGGCAGGTTCGACCACAGCGCCGGCTCGATCACGCTGGACCGTACGAAGCAAACCGGCAGCGTGCACATCGTCACGCAAGTCGCCAGCATCGATTTCGGCAATCCGTCGCTGACCCAGATGGTGCTGCGCGACGCGATCCCCGCGGATCTGTGCAAGACGCAATGCGCGTTCTTCGACGCCGCGAAATATCCGACCGCGGTCTATGACGGCAGGCTCGCGGATTTCGTCGATGACGCACCAACACGCGTGATCGGCAAACTGACGCTGCATGGCGTGACCCGGCCGCTGGACCTGAAGATCGAGCACTTCAAGTGCATCCCCGATCCGATGCTGCACCCGCGCGAGCGTTGCGGCGCGGAAGCCTCGGCCACCTTCAACCGCGCCGATTTCGGCATCGACGCCGGCAAGTCGTTCGGCTTCGACATGAAGGTATCGATGCAGATCCAGGTCGAGGCGGTGCAGGACAAGCCGTGA
- a CDS encoding VOC family protein translates to MPFVVKTNIRKIEEPAMQLVTYLHFRNQAAEAFDFYARCLGGKVVMKVTMGEMPGTGNLPAETRGLMAHVRLQAGDAVLMGSDWCNPAAGPYPGIHGNAVSLSVDTPAEAERVFKALSEGGTITMPIAETSWALRFGMFTDRFGANWMVNCNRPA, encoded by the coding sequence ATGCCGTTCGTCGTCAAGACGAACATCCGCAAAATTGAGGAACCCGCGATGCAACTCGTGACCTATCTCCATTTCAGGAATCAGGCAGCGGAAGCTTTCGACTTTTACGCCAGGTGCCTCGGCGGCAAGGTCGTGATGAAGGTGACGATGGGCGAAATGCCAGGCACCGGGAACCTGCCTGCGGAAACACGCGGACTGATGGCGCACGTACGGCTCCAGGCCGGTGACGCCGTCCTGATGGGATCGGATTGGTGCAACCCCGCCGCGGGACCTTATCCGGGCATCCACGGCAACGCGGTGTCGCTGTCGGTGGACACGCCCGCGGAAGCGGAGCGCGTGTTCAAAGCCCTCAGCGAAGGCGGCACGATCACGATGCCGATCGCAGAAACGTCTTGGGCGTTGCGCTTCGGCATGTTCACCGACCGCTTCGGCGCGAACTGGATGGTCAATTGCAACCGGCCGGCCTGA
- a CDS encoding Adenylate cyclase produces MANARSFIGELKRRNVLRACAFYAAAAWALAQGVSQLSPAFGLPDWTTRWFVIACIIGFPFWTAFAWFYEWTPHGLKRESEVERDQSITRSTGRKLNFWIIGALAVAVVLLLTNSLVWHKGAGFQPADAAFNPPADSIVVLPFANLSDDPGQKYFSNGITEELTGALGQNTGLAVIAWDTASRFADSKQTPAEIGKALNVAHILDGTIQREGDTVRVSVELVDSVTGRELWSEHYDDSFKNIFAVQDRISAAIAQALKVKFAGMQAAPTLNPQAHELYLKGLASMARFTAAGAQAAQDYFQQTLKLDSNYADAWAGLAHSYLQLSEVSTLPLKEALPRTRAAAEKALSLDSRNVNAFVALGLADANDNRIAEAKTEFERALAIDPSNAGAHMNFGLVLPLKQALVQEQEAARLDPDDTLAQNNLAVLYQDLGDWPQMVAALQALNKLSPHEIDAAFGFALAYTQMKRGEDAVKAFDLVQPATALDKQLVDAGRLTYQALLQPSLRPEALAALDTLRHVDLSPFAQSDLLQLYLALGEKDTALQMLTGNCTANPIGCSDLKVNPVFAPLRGDLRFERLSKQYATLTSQ; encoded by the coding sequence GTGGCAAACGCGCGCAGTTTCATCGGCGAACTGAAAAGGCGCAACGTGCTGCGCGCCTGCGCGTTCTACGCCGCCGCGGCATGGGCGCTGGCGCAAGGCGTTTCGCAACTGAGTCCCGCATTCGGTCTGCCCGACTGGACGACGCGCTGGTTCGTGATCGCGTGCATCATCGGCTTCCCGTTCTGGACCGCCTTCGCGTGGTTTTACGAATGGACACCGCACGGCCTGAAGCGCGAGAGCGAAGTCGAGCGCGACCAATCGATCACGCGCAGCACCGGCCGCAAGCTGAATTTCTGGATCATCGGCGCGCTCGCGGTCGCGGTGGTGTTGCTGCTGACCAACTCGTTGGTCTGGCACAAGGGCGCCGGATTCCAACCTGCCGACGCCGCTTTCAACCCGCCCGCGGACTCCATCGTGGTGCTGCCGTTCGCCAATCTCTCCGACGACCCCGGCCAGAAATATTTCAGCAACGGCATCACGGAAGAGCTGACCGGCGCGCTAGGCCAGAACACCGGGCTGGCAGTGATCGCCTGGGATACGGCATCCCGATTCGCCGACAGCAAGCAAACGCCGGCCGAAATCGGCAAGGCGCTGAACGTCGCGCACATCCTCGATGGCACCATCCAGCGCGAAGGCGACACGGTGCGGGTTTCGGTGGAACTGGTCGATTCCGTCACCGGCCGGGAGTTGTGGTCCGAGCACTACGACGATTCCTTCAAGAACATCTTCGCGGTGCAGGACAGGATTTCCGCCGCGATCGCGCAGGCGCTGAAGGTGAAGTTTGCCGGCATGCAGGCCGCGCCCACGCTGAATCCGCAGGCGCATGAACTCTATCTCAAGGGGCTCGCGTCCATGGCTCGCTTCACGGCAGCGGGTGCGCAGGCCGCGCAGGATTATTTCCAGCAGACGCTGAAGCTCGATTCCAATTACGCCGATGCCTGGGCCGGACTCGCGCACAGCTACCTGCAGTTGTCGGAGGTCTCGACGCTGCCGTTGAAGGAAGCCCTGCCCAGGACGCGCGCGGCGGCCGAAAAAGCGCTATCGCTGGATTCGCGCAACGTCAACGCGTTTGTGGCACTGGGTCTCGCTGATGCCAACGACAACCGCATCGCCGAGGCCAAGACGGAATTCGAGCGGGCGCTGGCCATCGACCCCAGCAATGCGGGGGCGCACATGAATTTCGGCCTTGTGTTGCCGCTCAAGCAAGCGCTGGTCCAGGAACAGGAAGCCGCGCGGCTGGATCCCGACGATACGCTCGCGCAGAACAATCTTGCCGTGCTGTATCAGGATCTGGGCGACTGGCCGCAGATGGTAGCGGCGCTGCAAGCGTTGAACAAGCTATCGCCGCATGAAATTGACGCTGCGTTCGGTTTCGCCCTCGCCTACACGCAGATGAAGCGTGGCGAGGATGCGGTGAAGGCCTTCGATCTGGTGCAGCCGGCAACGGCGCTGGACAAGCAACTGGTGGACGCCGGCCGGCTGACCTATCAGGCGCTGTTGCAACCATCATTGCGACCCGAGGCACTCGCCGCGCTGGACACGCTGCGCCATGTCGACCTCAGTCCCTTCGCGCAAAGCGATCTGTTGCAGCTCTATCTGGCACTCGGTGAGAAAGACACCGCCCTGCAAATGCTCACCGGCAACTGCACCGCCAATCCAATCGGCTGCAGCGACCTCAAAGTCAATCCGGTCTTCGCGCCACTGCGCGGCGATCTGCGCTTCGAGAGATTGTCGAAACAGTACGCCACCCTGACGTCGCAGTAG